One region of Oxalobacteraceae bacterium OTU3CAMAD1 genomic DNA includes:
- a CDS encoding RbsD or FucU transport, protein MLKGIDAALTPELLKVLCEMGHGDEIVVVDANFTAASLGRGKPVIRMPGIDLRRACTAVLSVFPLDQSVEQPVAYMKVEHTPEGYASDVQRSVIALAGELASAAPGQCAAVERFAFYDRVGRAYAIVQTGEAQPYANFIFKKGVIDAALA, encoded by the coding sequence ATGCTTAAAGGAATCGATGCCGCGCTCACGCCCGAGCTGCTGAAGGTGTTGTGCGAGATGGGGCACGGCGACGAGATCGTGGTGGTGGACGCCAACTTCACGGCCGCGTCGCTGGGCCGTGGCAAACCCGTCATCCGCATGCCCGGCATCGACCTGCGCCGCGCTTGCACGGCGGTGCTGTCGGTGTTCCCGCTGGACCAGTCGGTGGAGCAACCGGTCGCCTACATGAAGGTCGAGCACACGCCCGAGGGCTACGCGTCCGATGTGCAGCGCTCGGTCATCGCGCTGGCCGGCGAACTGGCCTCGGCCGCGCCCGGACAATGCGCGGCGGTCGAGCGTTTCGCCTTCTACGACCGGGTCGGCCGCGCCTACGCCATCGTCCAAACCGGCGAGGCGCAACCGTATGCCAACTTCATTTTTAAGAAGGGCGTTATCGATGCCGCTCTGGCATAA
- a CDS encoding ATP-binding cassette domain-containing protein — protein MTISNATPVFQARGLTKRYGNVTALDGTDFELRAGEILAVIGDNGAGKSSLIKALSGAIVPDTGELLLGGKAVHFGSPIDARRHGIETVYQDLAVAPAMTIAENLFLGREILKPGIMGKCFRVIDKKKMLSEAIRHMQDLKIGIRSMQQAVETLSGGQRQGVAVARSTAFARHVVILDEPTAALGVKEGNMVLELIRRVRDRGLAVVLISHNMPHVFEIADRIHIQRLGRRAAVVNPKTISMSDTVAVMTGAKDPAHLPEDAHA, from the coding sequence ATGACGATATCCAATGCTACCCCGGTGTTCCAGGCGCGCGGCCTGACCAAGCGCTACGGCAATGTCACCGCCCTCGACGGCACCGACTTCGAACTGCGCGCCGGTGAGATTCTCGCGGTAATCGGCGACAACGGCGCCGGCAAGTCCAGCCTGATCAAGGCGCTGTCCGGCGCCATCGTGCCGGATACGGGCGAATTGCTGCTCGGGGGTAAGGCTGTCCACTTCGGCTCGCCGATCGACGCCCGCCGCCATGGCATCGAAACGGTTTACCAGGACCTGGCCGTCGCGCCGGCGATGACCATCGCCGAAAATCTGTTCCTCGGCCGCGAGATCCTCAAGCCTGGCATCATGGGCAAATGCTTCCGCGTCATCGACAAGAAGAAGATGCTGTCCGAGGCGATCCGCCACATGCAGGATCTGAAGATCGGCATCCGTTCGATGCAACAGGCGGTGGAAACCTTGTCCGGCGGTCAGCGCCAGGGCGTGGCGGTGGCGCGCAGTACGGCCTTCGCCCGCCACGTGGTCATCCTCGACGAGCCCACCGCCGCGCTGGGGGTCAAGGAAGGCAATATGGTGCTGGAGCTGATCCGCCGTGTGCGCGACCGGGGCCTGGCCGTGGTGCTGATCAGCCACAACATGCCGCACGTGTTCGAGATCGCCGACCGCATCCACATCCAGCGGCTGGGCCGGCGCGCCGCCGTGGTCAACCCCAAGACGATCAGCATGTCCGACACCGTCGCCGTGATGACGGGCGCCAAGGACCCCGCCCACCTGCCGGAAGATGCCCATGCTTAA
- a CDS encoding ABC transporter permease yields MNARLLDRLPPVSTLGPFIALVVASLFFASQSERFLSGQNFSLILQQVMIVGVIALGQTLIVLTAGIDLSCGMVMALGSVVMSKFAVDMGIDPYVAIACGIAVCTAFGALNGALVTRIKLPAFIVTLGTMNIAFALTQIYSGAQTVTDVPDSMMFFGNTFQLGQTSITYGTVLMIALYVVTWLFLRDTAPGRHVYAVGNNPESARLTGIATGKVMLGVYMAAGLFYGIASMLSVARMGVGDPQAGATDNLDSITAVVIGGTSLFGGRGSIVGTLIGVLIVGVFRNGLTLMGVPSVYQVLVTGVLVILAVATDQLTHKKG; encoded by the coding sequence ATGAACGCCCGCCTGCTCGACCGCCTGCCACCCGTCTCCACGCTGGGGCCGTTCATCGCCCTGGTGGTCGCCTCGCTGTTTTTCGCCTCGCAATCGGAGCGTTTCCTGAGCGGCCAGAACTTCTCGCTGATCCTGCAACAGGTGATGATCGTCGGCGTCATCGCCCTCGGACAAACCCTGATCGTGCTCACCGCCGGCATCGACCTGTCGTGCGGCATGGTGATGGCGCTCGGCTCGGTCGTGATGAGCAAGTTCGCCGTCGACATGGGCATCGATCCCTATGTCGCCATCGCCTGCGGCATCGCCGTTTGCACGGCCTTCGGCGCGCTCAACGGCGCGCTGGTGACGCGGATCAAACTGCCCGCCTTCATCGTCACCCTGGGTACGATGAACATCGCCTTCGCGCTGACGCAGATTTACTCGGGCGCGCAAACCGTCACCGACGTGCCGGACTCGATGATGTTCTTCGGGAATACCTTCCAGCTCGGGCAGACCTCGATCACCTACGGCACCGTGCTGATGATCGCGTTGTATGTCGTGACCTGGCTGTTCCTGCGCGACACGGCGCCCGGACGTCACGTCTACGCGGTCGGCAACAACCCCGAGTCGGCGCGGCTCACCGGCATCGCCACCGGCAAAGTCATGCTGGGCGTGTACATGGCGGCGGGCCTGTTCTATGGCATCGCCTCGATGTTGTCGGTGGCCCGCATGGGCGTCGGCGATCCGCAGGCCGGCGCCACCGATAACCTCGACAGCATCACCGCCGTCGTCATCGGCGGCACCAGCCTGTTCGGCGGACGCGGCTCGATCGTCGGCACCTTGATCGGCGTGTTGATCGTGGGCGTGTTCCGCAATGGTTTGACGCTGATGGGCGTGCCCTCGGTGTATCAGGTACTGGTTACGGGCGTGCTCGTGATCCTGGCTGTGGCCACCGACCAACTCACCCACAAGAAGGGTTAA
- a CDS encoding sugar ABC transporter substrate-binding protein: MRLKYFLALSALGTVTAMAAEQPVIGLITKTEINPFFVKMKEGAQQAAQAGGAKLLTGAGKSDGDNAGQVTAIENMIAAGAKTILITPSDAKAIVPSIKKARDKGVMVIAMDSPTEPMDAADALFSTDNHKAGVLIGRYAKAAFADKPVKIAALDLFPGHPVGIQRLAGFLEGFGIKKGDASIVCMQDSYGDQAKGQTAMENCLQKNPGINLVYAINEPAAAGAFKALKAAGKDKGVLLVSVDGGCTGVRDVKSGKIAATAQQYPLKMAALGVEAGLAYAKTGKKASGYVDTGVTLITDKPLAGVDSKDTQAGLDACWGRK; the protein is encoded by the coding sequence ATGAGATTGAAATATTTCCTGGCGCTGAGCGCGCTCGGCACCGTCACGGCCATGGCTGCGGAACAGCCCGTGATCGGTCTGATCACCAAGACCGAAATCAACCCCTTCTTCGTCAAGATGAAGGAAGGCGCGCAACAAGCGGCCCAGGCCGGCGGCGCCAAGCTGCTGACCGGCGCCGGCAAATCCGACGGCGACAACGCCGGCCAGGTGACCGCCATCGAGAACATGATCGCGGCCGGCGCCAAGACCATCCTCATCACTCCGAGCGACGCCAAGGCGATCGTGCCGTCGATCAAAAAAGCGCGCGACAAGGGCGTGATGGTGATCGCCATGGACAGCCCGACCGAGCCGATGGACGCGGCGGACGCCCTCTTCAGCACCGACAACCACAAGGCTGGCGTGCTGATCGGCCGCTATGCCAAGGCCGCCTTCGCCGACAAGCCGGTCAAGATCGCCGCGCTCGACCTGTTCCCCGGCCACCCGGTCGGCATCCAGCGCCTGGCCGGCTTCCTGGAAGGCTTCGGCATCAAGAAAGGCGACGCCAGCATCGTCTGCATGCAGGACAGCTACGGCGACCAGGCCAAGGGCCAGACCGCGATGGAAAACTGCCTGCAAAAGAATCCCGGCATCAATCTGGTCTACGCCATCAACGAACCGGCCGCCGCCGGCGCGTTCAAGGCGCTCAAGGCGGCCGGCAAGGACAAGGGCGTGCTGCTGGTGTCGGTTGACGGCGGCTGCACCGGCGTGCGCGACGTCAAGAGCGGCAAGATCGCCGCCACGGCCCAGCAATACCCGCTGAAGATGGCGGCGCTCGGCGTCGAGGCGGGCCTGGCGTACGCCAAGACCGGCAAGAAGGCCAGCGGCTATGTCGACACCGGCGTCACGCTCATCACCGACAAGCCGCTCGCGGGCGTGGACAGCAAAGACACCCAGGCCGGCCTCGACGCCTGCTGGGGCCGGAAATAA